TAGTGCACAACAGCGTATCGCAGAAATTATCGAAGCTGGAAAAATGGCGGACGAGGCAGGTTTGGACGTATTCGGTGTTGGTGAACATCACCGTCTGGATTATGCAGTTTCAGCTCCTCCGATTGTGTTGTCTGCTCTATCACAAGTCACAAAGCAAATTAAACTGACAAGTGCTACGACGGTATTAAATACTGTTGACCCTGTCCGTTTATTCGAGGATTTTGCAACTCTCGATTTATTATCAAATGGACGGGCAGAAATCATAGCGGGGCGTGGGGCGTTTATTGAATCCTTCCCGTTGTTTGGATATGACCTAAATCAGTATGATGAATTGTTTGAAGAAAATATTGAGCTTTTTCTGAAGCTAAATGCTGATGAGAAGGTAACGTGGAATGGTCAATTTCGTTCTAGTTTAAAGAATGCTGATATTGCACCAAGGCCTGCACAAAAAAATATTCCATTATGGGTTGGCGTCGGCAGCACCCAAAAAAGTGCAGAACGAGCAGGTAGATTAGGTACCGGCTTAGCGTTACCGATACTTGGAGGCGATCCAAACAGTTTTAGGCCGCTAGTGGATGTTTATCTACAGGCAGCAAGTCAAGCCGGTCATGCTCCTGAAGATTTGAAAGTTGGGGTTACGGGACATTCCTTTATTTCGGAAACAACACAACAGGCTAAAGATGAATTCTACCCATATTATTCTAATTATTGGGGATACCTCAATCGCCAGCATGGAAAGAGTATGCAGATGTCCAGAGCTGATTTTGAACAGTTCTCTGCACCAGAAACGGCTTTATTTGTTGGAAGTTCGCAGCAAGTTATCGAAAAAATTCTCTATCAATACGAGCTATTTGGGCATCACCGGTTTATTGCCCAAATGGACATAGGCGGTTTGCCGTTTAAAAAAGTAGCCGAAAACATTGAACGATTAGCAACGGAGGTAGCACCAGTCGTACGCAGGGAAACGAGCAAGTAAACTTGGAGCATTGTACATCGTCAGAGATTCCTTGATGAAAAATTGTAACGTCAGTTCGAAAAAGGCGAACAGCTCTTTGTCACTGTTTGCCATTAAGAGTTTTTCAGAGCATATTTACCGTTCACCGGTCATGAAAGGCCTTCCTTTTTTACCTTGGGTTAATACTATTAATTAGAGCTGTCATTTGACAGCCCTTTTTTAGGAATACATAGAAACGAACGGGCCATCACAATCTGCAATTAAAAATAGTTGAAAAATTTACAAATTTTTATCTCTCCTCAACAGCCTATTAACCGTAGCTTAATATTTTTGAGTTTTAATAGGAAGGTAAGGAAAATAAGGGGAGGAAACGAAGATGAAAAAGCGATTGACGGTTGCATTAGCACTCGGATTAATGATTCCTGCAGTAACTCCTGCGGCAGCAGCAGGGAAGGATATTACAATCAATTCTTTCAAGTTTAACTCAATGAAGGCTCCAGCCACCATCGAAGAAATGGTAAAAACATATACAGGTGCGTCAATGGATGTTACTTATAGTAACGGAGCAACGAAGAATTTCCCGCTTACATATAAACAGTTATTCCTTTCTGACGAAAAGATTGTAACAAATAAAGGGGTAAAGATCCCTGCAGGAACACCTATCGATGCCAAAGGGGATCCGATTATTGATAAGAGCGTTCCAGGACGAGAATCGTACTATATTTCCGATGCTCCTGATTCTAATAGTTTAATGAATGTGGGCGGCAAATTGTTTATGGTATCTCACTTTGAATATGATTCTCTTGATAGTGCAGGAAATTCGGCTTATGGAGTAGTTCCGGCATCTATGACCTTAACAGAATTGAATCAAAATAAAAAGAATGGCGAACTATCGGTTAAAGAAGCAAAAAAGGTTGATTTTTCCCAAGTAAATGGCCTTTGGATTCCATGTAATGGTTCTACATCTCCTTGGGGAACACATTTGGGATCAGAAGAATATGAGCCAAATGCACGTCAATTTGAAGCAGAAATAGGTACAGATAAAGATTCAACAAATGTGAAAGGTTTCGCCAAGCTTTACTTTGGGGATGAAACAAAAGGAAATCCATATAATTATGGATGGATTCCTGAAGTGACGGTAAAACCAAATGGTGATACAAATGTGGTAAAACACTATAGTACTGGCCGTTTTTCCCATGAAATGATGCAAGTAATGCCTGATAATCGGACAGCATTTTTTGGTGATGATGGAAACTATACGGTCACGTTCATGTATGTCGCTGACAAAGAAAAAGACTTATCTGCTGGTACTTTGTATGCCGCTAAGTTCTTACAAACTAGTAAAGAAAATGGCGGAGCAGGCGATCTTGAGTGGATTAAGCTTGGCCATGCGACTGACGATGAAATTAGGGCTATTATTGATAAAGGTACAAAATTCAGTGATATTTTTGAAACAGCCAGCCAACCAACAGCAGGCTTTACGGCCATTAAAACTGATTCAAGTGGAGCAAAGGTAGAATATTTAAAAGTAAAACCTGGAATGGAAAAGGCAGCTGCGTTCTTAGAATCTAGGCGTTATGCAGCGCTAAAAGGAGCAACTGCTGAATTCCGTAAAATGGAAGGCTTAGCAGTAAACGAGAAAGATAAGAAAGTCTATATGGCGATGTCTGAAATCGGAAAAGGTATGCTTGAAGATACCAAGAAGGCTGATCCTGTTGATGATATTCGCTTACCGCAGATTCTTGCAGGTGGAACCTATGAATTGAATCTTACCGGCGGGCAAAAAGATAAGGAAGGCAATACCATTAATAGTAATTATGTTGCTTCTGCAATGAAAGCACTTGTTGTAGGTGAAGATTTAGCTGCCACAGATGAATATGGCAATAAAGCAAATCCGAATAAAGTTTCAAAACCAGACAACTTAAGTTACTCAGAAAAAATGAGAACCTTGTTCATCGGCGAAGATGGCGGGGAGCACACAAATAACTTTGTTTGGGCCTATAACATTGATACAAAAGAATTGTCCCGAGTGCTTTCAGTACCAGTTGGTGCAGAAGCTACAGGCTTACGTGTTCTTGATAATTTTAATGGATTCTCTTATATTTTGAGTAATTATCAGCATCCTGGAGATGAACTCGGAAATTTCCAAGGAACGGCAGTTGATAAAGAAGCATTAGAGAAGGCAATGCAAGAGGGTATCGGCATCCTTAAAAAAGGTGGTATTGGTTATATCGCTGGAATGCCACAGTTAAACGATCTCCATGTTGGATGGCATCTCATTGATGGTAAATGGTTCTTCTACGATGAAAATGGTGTTATGCAGACTGGATGGGTAAAAGTTGGCACACAGTGGTATTTCCTTGATGATTCGGGTGAAATGAAGATCGGCTGGGTGAAGGATGGAGCGAAATGGTATTATCTTGCGCCATCAGGTGAAATGAAGACCGGCTGGATTAAAGACGGAGAGAAATGGTATTATCTTGCGTCATCAGGTGAAATGAAGACCGGCTGGGTGAAGGATGGAGCGAAATGGTATTATCTTGCGTCATCAGGTGAAATGAAGACCGGCTGGGTGAAAGATGGAGAGAAGTGGTACTATCTTGCATCATCAGGTGAAATGAAAACCGGCTGGGTCCAAGTGGGACAGAAGTGGTACTACCTATATAAAGATGGCAGCATGGCAGCAAACACAACTATCAATGGCTACAAAGTCAATAAGAATGGTGAATGGATAAAGTAATTTCTATTCATAATTTTAAAGGCGAACAGGGACTGTTACTGTTCGCCTTATTTAGTATCCGCAGTAATTGATGAATCAGCAGGTCTCTCGCCATTCTGTAATTGGGCAATTGTTAAGCCAAAATCCATTTGTAAATGTGGATAATCTTTAAATTTAGCCCAATCTCCGCCCCACTCAAATCCAAGAGCTTTTGCAATCTTAACAACCTCGGTCCAATCTGCTTTTCCATTTTTATTTCCATCATATTGCATATCCCAAATCACATTTCCTGAAGGGGTCCTTAACGCAAAATCAATGGCAAGCCCGTAATTGTGATACGACTCTCCCCCTTTTGCATTTGTTACAATATTTCCCTCTGTTGAACGGCCCTTTTCATAAAGTAGATCCTGATCTTCCCCGCTTCGGAACCCATCAGTAATCACGATCACAATTCCTTGATCTGCTGCTTGTTGGATTAATTGATTGCTGCGTTCTTTCACAATTGGATGGAGTTCAGTTGGTAATGAATCAGAATGAATTATTTTCGGCTCCGTAGGAGGAGGGGATTCTTTAAGAAACAGAATAAAGAATAGGATAAGCAGAAATAAAAATGTAAAAAATAATTTTCCTATCCGTGTAAGCCTCAAAATTACAAATTCCTTTCATACTTAAAATTTCTTCATTATCTAAAACGAAAAATATAGCCTAATTGTTTCATATAATAATATACCTTATTTTTGGGAGTTCATCATGTAAATTACGTTGAGCGGATCAATATTATCCTCATAATTTATTTACTTTTATACATTGTTATACGATGTGTATTGTTATACAATGGTACTAGAAATATTTGGAGGTAATTATATGGATAGAGAGTTGCTTAAAGGCAGCATTGAAATTTTATTGCTATCCTTATTAGCAGAAGTGGATTGTTATGGATATGAAATGACGAAGAAATTACGGGTGTTAAGCGATGATGCTTATCATATGAACGAGGGAACGCTATATCCTGCATTAAAAAGGTTAGAGAATAAAGACTGTGTATCATCATACTGGAGTCAAGGAATGGATGGAAACCGCAGGAAATATTACTCTATTACCGAAACAGGCCGTAAAGTTCTGGCAGATAAGTTGAGTAACTGGAAACAAATCAATCAGTTAATTGACAAGACGTTGGAGGGATTATTGTGAGAAATCTTGACCGCTATGTAAAAGAAATCGTCTCAGATTTGCCGATGAAAGATGATGAAAAAGAGGAATTTAAAGAAGAGCTTTATTCACATCTGAAAGAACATGTAAATGAACTTATGATAAAGGGATACTCAGAGGACGAAGCGATTCATCAGGCAATAGAATCATTCGGTAATAATAGAAAATTGAAC
The DNA window shown above is from Neobacillus sp. WH10 and carries:
- a CDS encoding alkaline phosphatase PhoX, whose product is MKKRLTVALALGLMIPAVTPAAAAGKDITINSFKFNSMKAPATIEEMVKTYTGASMDVTYSNGATKNFPLTYKQLFLSDEKIVTNKGVKIPAGTPIDAKGDPIIDKSVPGRESYYISDAPDSNSLMNVGGKLFMVSHFEYDSLDSAGNSAYGVVPASMTLTELNQNKKNGELSVKEAKKVDFSQVNGLWIPCNGSTSPWGTHLGSEEYEPNARQFEAEIGTDKDSTNVKGFAKLYFGDETKGNPYNYGWIPEVTVKPNGDTNVVKHYSTGRFSHEMMQVMPDNRTAFFGDDGNYTVTFMYVADKEKDLSAGTLYAAKFLQTSKENGGAGDLEWIKLGHATDDEIRAIIDKGTKFSDIFETASQPTAGFTAIKTDSSGAKVEYLKVKPGMEKAAAFLESRRYAALKGATAEFRKMEGLAVNEKDKKVYMAMSEIGKGMLEDTKKADPVDDIRLPQILAGGTYELNLTGGQKDKEGNTINSNYVASAMKALVVGEDLAATDEYGNKANPNKVSKPDNLSYSEKMRTLFIGEDGGEHTNNFVWAYNIDTKELSRVLSVPVGAEATGLRVLDNFNGFSYILSNYQHPGDELGNFQGTAVDKEALEKAMQEGIGILKKGGIGYIAGMPQLNDLHVGWHLIDGKWFFYDENGVMQTGWVKVGTQWYFLDDSGEMKIGWVKDGAKWYYLAPSGEMKTGWIKDGEKWYYLASSGEMKTGWVKDGAKWYYLASSGEMKTGWVKDGEKWYYLASSGEMKTGWVQVGQKWYYLYKDGSMAANTTINGYKVNKNGEWIK
- a CDS encoding M15 family metallopeptidase, whose translation is MLFLKESPPPTEPKIIHSDSLPTELHPIVKERSNQLIQQAADQGIVIVITDGFRSGEDQDLLYEKGRSTEGNIVTNAKGGESYHNYGLAIDFALRTPSGNVIWDMQYDGNKNGKADWTEVVKIAKALGFEWGGDWAKFKDYPHLQMDFGLTIAQLQNGERPADSSITADTK
- a CDS encoding LLM class flavin-dependent oxidoreductase — its product is MKEDLINKQSGMEIGIYTLADLGPNPHTGKTISAQQRIAEIIEAGKMADEAGLDVFGVGEHHRLDYAVSAPPIVLSALSQVTKQIKLTSATTVLNTVDPVRLFEDFATLDLLSNGRAEIIAGRGAFIESFPLFGYDLNQYDELFEENIELFLKLNADEKVTWNGQFRSSLKNADIAPRPAQKNIPLWVGVGSTQKSAERAGRLGTGLALPILGGDPNSFRPLVDVYLQAASQAGHAPEDLKVGVTGHSFISETTQQAKDEFYPYYSNYWGYLNRQHGKSMQMSRADFEQFSAPETALFVGSSQQVIEKILYQYELFGHHRFIAQMDIGGLPFKKVAENIERLATEVAPVVRRETSK
- a CDS encoding PadR family transcriptional regulator → MDRELLKGSIEILLLSLLAEVDCYGYEMTKKLRVLSDDAYHMNEGTLYPALKRLENKDCVSSYWSQGMDGNRRKYYSITETGRKVLADKLSNWKQINQLIDKTLEGLL